A window of Cohnella herbarum contains these coding sequences:
- a CDS encoding alpha-L-rhamnosidase-related protein, with amino-acid sequence MNQQQKASWIWYPGDYEHWLHRKVSVLRQFRGYISPPYWRLDSAYSNVAFRKKFNLQEQEVLTLAVQGSFVVLMDDDMIPVSYEKKPITSIVIPPGEHVIKIMAYTDEAVPAIYAYGQTVGGTDSSWEVTCHDGDWKPAACWAFQDIHQPPGEFPFAYETVEPVSVKRYGDKTVVDFGRETFGYVTFTGMIGTGKVILYYGESLEEALAGEEAETFDELEVDCVTPTDYRTQVTRAFRYIQLQLEPGLSYKHILHEYEYLPIVRRGAFRCSDDGLNRIWEISAQTIHMNTREFLYDGMKRDRWVWSGDANLGALINNYIFFDADVVKRTIVALRGKDPVTRHINTIMDFTFHWFHTLDDYYMYTGDLDFVQACYPKLLTLIEFCLGRRNAEGMMEGLSGDWVFIDWADMEREGEVCAEQILFCHCLDISSKFAGLMGDAEHERKFAELATRLREKIFELFWNEDKGGLMHGRWNGEIIERLLKYPNMFALRFGYLSPEQQDIVRRRVLLDDTVQKIKTPFMRFFEMEALCEIGEQHYVLQEMKRYWGGMLDLGATSFWEEFDPGLPANEQYDMYGGKFRKSLCHAWGAAPIYLLGKYYLGVRPEAPGYARYCVEPKLGELEWISGEVPTPHGEVSVYMDASSIRVTTARSGIGRLRFNSKTLPRASHGELRQVAEDEYELCLTLPDHAYTISLT; translated from the coding sequence ATGAATCAGCAGCAGAAGGCATCTTGGATCTGGTATCCGGGCGACTATGAGCATTGGCTTCACCGCAAAGTATCCGTGTTGCGTCAATTCCGGGGATACATCTCACCGCCCTATTGGCGATTAGATTCGGCCTACAGTAACGTAGCGTTCAGGAAGAAATTCAATCTCCAAGAGCAAGAAGTGCTTACGCTTGCAGTTCAAGGATCGTTCGTCGTGTTGATGGACGATGATATGATTCCGGTTTCTTACGAAAAGAAGCCTATCACCTCCATCGTAATCCCGCCTGGAGAACACGTGATTAAAATTATGGCGTACACGGACGAGGCCGTTCCGGCTATCTATGCCTACGGACAGACCGTCGGAGGAACGGACAGCTCCTGGGAGGTGACCTGTCATGACGGCGACTGGAAGCCGGCTGCATGCTGGGCATTCCAGGATATTCATCAGCCGCCGGGTGAATTTCCCTTCGCCTATGAGACCGTTGAGCCTGTGTCCGTGAAGCGATATGGCGATAAGACGGTCGTCGACTTCGGCCGTGAGACGTTCGGTTATGTTACGTTTACGGGCATGATCGGTACGGGGAAGGTAATCCTCTATTATGGAGAATCGCTGGAGGAGGCTCTGGCTGGAGAGGAAGCCGAAACATTCGACGAACTGGAAGTGGACTGCGTTACTCCTACGGATTACCGAACGCAAGTCACGCGTGCATTCCGGTATATTCAACTGCAATTGGAGCCTGGCTTGAGTTACAAGCACATCCTGCATGAATATGAATACTTGCCAATCGTGCGACGCGGAGCATTTCGTTGCTCCGACGATGGTCTGAATCGAATCTGGGAAATCTCCGCTCAAACGATTCATATGAATACGAGAGAATTTCTATATGACGGAATGAAGCGGGATCGCTGGGTGTGGAGCGGAGACGCGAATCTGGGAGCCTTAATCAATAACTACATCTTCTTCGATGCGGACGTCGTCAAACGCACGATCGTAGCGCTGCGCGGCAAAGACCCCGTGACCAGACACATCAATACGATTATGGATTTTACGTTTCATTGGTTTCATACCCTTGATGACTACTATATGTATACGGGCGATCTTGACTTCGTTCAAGCTTGCTACCCGAAGTTGCTGACGCTCATCGAATTCTGCCTTGGCCGCAGGAACGCGGAAGGCATGATGGAAGGACTGTCTGGAGATTGGGTGTTCATTGACTGGGCGGATATGGAGCGGGAGGGCGAAGTGTGCGCGGAACAGATTCTGTTCTGTCACTGTCTGGACATTAGCTCCAAGTTCGCCGGATTAATGGGCGATGCGGAACATGAGCGGAAATTCGCGGAGCTGGCGACTCGGCTGCGCGAGAAGATATTCGAGCTGTTCTGGAACGAAGACAAAGGCGGACTGATGCACGGCAGATGGAATGGCGAGATCATCGAGCGGCTGCTAAAATATCCGAATATGTTCGCTCTGCGGTTCGGCTATCTCAGCCCGGAGCAACAGGATATCGTCAGGCGGCGCGTGTTGTTGGATGATACCGTTCAAAAGATCAAAACGCCGTTCATGCGCTTCTTCGAGATGGAAGCACTGTGCGAGATCGGAGAGCAGCATTATGTGCTGCAGGAGATGAAGCGGTATTGGGGCGGTATGCTGGATCTGGGCGCCACGTCGTTCTGGGAGGAATTTGATCCGGGGTTACCGGCTAACGAGCAATACGACATGTATGGTGGCAAATTCCGCAAAAGCTTATGCCATGCTTGGGGAGCAGCCCCTATCTATCTGCTGGGCAAGTATTATCTCGGCGTCAGGCCGGAAGCCCCGGGATACGCCCGTTATTGCGTGGAACCGAAGCTTGGCGAATTGGAGTGGATCTCAGGGGAAGTGCCTACTCCGCATGGAGAGGTTTCCGTCTACATGGATGCTTCGAGCATTCGGGTGACCACGGCGCGGTCGGGTATCGGCAGGTTGAGGTTCAATAGCAAGACCTTACCGCGTGCAAGTCATGGAGAACTCCGGCAAGTGGCCGAAGATGAATATGAATTATGCTTGACCCTTCCCGATCATGCTTATACGATAAGCTTGACATGA
- a CDS encoding sugar phosphate isomerase/epimerase family protein, with protein sequence MKANYSVILSNVGSSSDRYVPSGYGRPFSIAELFERVAKIEGVTGVELVGTWHVTENNVKELKGYLDHYGLKLVSIIPDHFGQIKWKNGSFSAKDQAIRKQAVAHTKEMIDAAVELGGNLVSLWPGQDGYDYLFQADYIQERDWFSEGIMEVAQYRPDFRVALEYKVKEPRTHSYLSTAANALLICQETAMPNVGVTIDFGHALNAYETPAESVALLKKYGDKLFHVHMNDNYRHWDDDMIVGSVHTIETLEFFYWLKRTEYTGWLSIDQYPYREDGLEAVREGVCAMQAFVRFVDELPTQEIEDLIRSGNAPQAAAYLRQLLLK encoded by the coding sequence ATGAAAGCCAATTATTCTGTCATTCTATCCAATGTCGGTTCAAGTTCGGATCGCTACGTTCCGTCAGGATACGGTCGTCCATTCAGCATTGCCGAACTGTTCGAGAGGGTAGCCAAGATCGAGGGAGTTACCGGAGTTGAATTGGTTGGCACTTGGCATGTAACGGAGAACAATGTGAAGGAATTGAAGGGATATCTGGACCATTACGGGCTGAAGCTTGTATCGATTATTCCTGATCACTTCGGACAGATCAAGTGGAAGAACGGCAGCTTCTCCGCTAAGGATCAAGCGATCCGCAAGCAGGCTGTCGCGCATACGAAAGAAATGATCGACGCTGCAGTCGAACTTGGAGGCAACCTGGTGTCTTTGTGGCCAGGACAGGACGGGTACGACTATTTGTTCCAGGCTGACTATATTCAGGAGCGGGATTGGTTCTCCGAAGGGATCATGGAAGTTGCGCAGTATCGTCCGGACTTCCGCGTCGCTCTGGAATACAAGGTGAAGGAGCCTCGCACCCACAGTTACTTAAGCACCGCCGCCAATGCATTGCTAATCTGCCAAGAGACGGCGATGCCCAATGTCGGGGTCACGATCGATTTCGGTCATGCGCTGAACGCCTACGAGACGCCGGCGGAGTCGGTCGCGCTGCTTAAGAAATACGGAGACAAGCTATTTCACGTTCATATGAACGACAACTATCGCCATTGGGACGATGATATGATCGTCGGCAGCGTTCATACCATCGAGACGTTGGAGTTCTTCTACTGGTTGAAGCGAACGGAATATACGGGTTGGCTATCAATTGACCAATACCCTTATCGCGAGGACGGATTGGAAGCAGTTCGGGAAGGCGTTTGCGCCATGCAAGCTTTCGTCCGGTTCGTCGACGAACTGCCGACTCAAGAGATCGAAGATTTGATCCGCAGCGGTAACGCGCCGCAGGCGGCTGCATACTTACGCCAATTATTACTGAAGTGA
- a CDS encoding GDSL-type esterase/lipase family protein: MMFRLRLRSRTAVLLVLALLMHILSVFGVDVHASSASAQFAYPSSFVEPNDGTRWTYVNNNGWISYQPANAWTRIENRGVGDYQDDVHATQSNGSYAEMSFFGTGIAYITELSPSQGEVDIYIDDVFQATVDCAGTWATQQTVFERTGLPQQEHTIKIVKRSGTYAIVDAFKIYYDGRIQVDDYSNEVRYSGTVSHSDQIPNALNQSQHWTTTAGDYAEFTFVGDSISYVGSRNTDHGLVDIYIDGLWVAEVDTYGPIREWRTELYHHSWPESDEHTIRIVAKNAKNSASTSIGFDLDALFYTSDPHETALRPLWQGDTIYQESALLVSTNGSPAMAPLLFSPTQAQILSVRDSRMEKEYFEGIDWIVVNGYIQRVAGSSIPYMNAAEFTTGTGAACNDVFKRTDGTCVLYAEGTIANRQILVSYEHSGNPWTSHTPAYAGNVLTGTTDKLDSQDPLKVVLYGDSITVGANASGFMNQSPYLPNWGDVLKYGLEKHYGSEVSIVNSAVGGQNSVWGSDNIPNQVTNNIQTRVSQHDPDLVILAFGMNDGTAYWNGSSWVPNVSAANFKTNIEKMIDTVRVSNPSTEFILVGTMLPNPETPSFFHEQPAYVGKLQEIAAEKPGVAVAYMTNIHQSLLYRKWYRDMTGNNINHPNDFLSRWYAQYVLGMLIQS, from the coding sequence ATGATGTTCCGGTTACGACTTCGAAGTAGAACGGCCGTATTATTGGTACTTGCCTTGCTGATGCACATCCTTTCCGTGTTCGGTGTGGATGTTCACGCGTCTTCGGCCTCGGCACAGTTCGCCTATCCATCGTCCTTTGTCGAGCCCAATGACGGGACAAGATGGACCTACGTCAATAATAACGGGTGGATTAGCTATCAACCTGCGAACGCATGGACCCGTATAGAGAATAGAGGGGTTGGGGACTATCAGGATGACGTTCATGCGACGCAAAGCAACGGTAGTTATGCGGAGATGTCTTTTTTCGGTACAGGAATCGCCTATATAACGGAGTTGTCGCCTTCGCAAGGAGAAGTGGATATTTATATCGACGATGTCTTCCAGGCGACGGTTGACTGCGCAGGTACTTGGGCAACGCAGCAGACCGTGTTCGAACGCACGGGATTGCCGCAGCAGGAGCATACGATCAAAATTGTCAAACGAAGCGGCACTTATGCCATCGTTGATGCTTTCAAGATTTATTACGATGGTCGTATTCAAGTAGACGACTATAGCAATGAAGTCCGCTACTCCGGAACGGTCAGCCATTCGGACCAGATCCCGAACGCTCTGAATCAGTCCCAGCATTGGACGACGACGGCAGGCGATTACGCGGAATTCACATTCGTAGGAGACTCGATAAGCTATGTTGGTTCGCGTAATACGGATCATGGGCTAGTCGATATTTATATCGACGGGTTGTGGGTCGCTGAAGTAGATACGTATGGACCTATTCGTGAATGGCGTACCGAGTTGTATCATCATTCATGGCCCGAATCGGATGAGCATACGATTCGCATCGTGGCTAAGAACGCGAAGAATAGTGCCTCGACAAGTATCGGATTCGATCTTGATGCTCTGTTCTACACAAGCGATCCTCATGAAACCGCGCTTCGACCTCTATGGCAAGGAGATACGATCTACCAAGAGTCTGCTTTGTTGGTCTCGACGAATGGGTCCCCGGCCATGGCGCCGTTGCTGTTCAGTCCGACGCAAGCCCAGATCTTGTCGGTTCGAGATTCTCGAATGGAGAAGGAATATTTCGAAGGAATCGACTGGATCGTTGTGAACGGCTACATTCAGCGGGTTGCAGGCTCCAGCATCCCCTATATGAACGCTGCCGAGTTTACGACCGGAACCGGCGCGGCTTGTAACGACGTGTTCAAGAGAACGGATGGAACTTGCGTCCTGTATGCAGAGGGGACGATTGCGAACCGGCAGATTCTCGTGTCGTATGAACACTCGGGCAATCCATGGACAAGTCATACACCAGCCTATGCGGGTAACGTATTGACTGGAACAACTGACAAACTCGATAGCCAAGATCCGCTCAAGGTCGTCCTCTATGGCGACAGCATCACGGTGGGAGCGAACGCCAGCGGGTTCATGAACCAGTCGCCGTACTTGCCGAACTGGGGGGATGTTCTCAAGTATGGACTCGAGAAGCATTACGGCAGCGAGGTCTCTATCGTAAATTCCGCAGTCGGCGGCCAGAACTCGGTATGGGGCAGCGATAACATTCCGAATCAAGTGACGAACAACATACAGACAAGAGTCAGTCAGCACGATCCCGATCTCGTTATTCTAGCATTCGGCATGAATGACGGGACGGCCTACTGGAACGGGTCGAGTTGGGTTCCGAATGTATCTGCGGCAAACTTCAAGACGAATATCGAGAAGATGATCGATACGGTGCGAGTATCCAACCCTTCGACGGAATTTATTCTCGTAGGTACGATGTTGCCCAATCCCGAGACACCTAGCTTTTTCCACGAGCAGCCAGCCTATGTCGGCAAGCTGCAGGAGATTGCCGCCGAGAAGCCAGGGGTAGCTGTCGCTTATATGACCAATATTCATCAGAGCTTGCTCTATCGCAAGTGGTATCGTGATATGACAGGCAACAACATCAATCATCCGAACGATTTCTTGTCGCGCTGGTATGCTCAATACGTGCTAGGAATGCTGATTCAATCATGA
- a CDS encoding RICIN domain-containing protein produces the protein MKKWISSLLVLSMAAICMVVIPDHASAGTPIHYYVSPDGSDSNPGTLAEPFATIEKARDVVRTVNGSMTGDINIYLRGGTYTLAAPLQLTSQDSGTNGYRIVYRNYSSETPVISGGVPVTDWSLFDATNNIYRAYVGTDFYSRHLYVDGVRAVRARSESTPAGFTLDAANGFNLPATGMYANMASWGDPSDIEINEKVQWTIQWGGVDHIANGKIYMKQPFWRTTQYHTQYAIGMTYPQVIENAYELLDTNGEWYLSRSSGYLYYKPLPGQNMNTSSFILPKLERLIDGNHSGSLDNLLENVQFQGITFSYTTYLQPGSDEGYADHQGGVIHIKATDEMTGAANRLSSSALDFKFSEGIRIENCTVSHIGTSGIAFDLGSRNNVIHNNHLEDISVNGINIGDVNYDETKSGLNELGMSDRNPSDPRVIVSNHVVSHNTITKIGNEIYGAVGIFGGFVKNLLIDHNTIYDIPYSGISVGWGWGEADYLADYDADAIGSNTIQYNRIYDYMKVMFDGGGIYTLGQQNGSKIQYNYISAQHNMYTYIYLDSGTAQYAIEDNVMDGQIGNTDYWFMANDYGPAHFSARDNDCQYNYYSSNLEIFKTPVVNACTNNISVSGGNWDAHALNIMSSAGAGNGTVSTKNPWKGGDLTDGRTATASSYYQNLSAFSPAQAIDGLHYTRWASDSTSGGWLEVDFGTPTTFNTTRMNEYVNEGSQIKQYQIQYWDGLAWVNVYSGENPHVYQTDLFAPVTATKVRLNISMTNGGVPSLWSFEAYNNAGIAQGSYKLMNRPQHLLVTPYAHSVSPENLIQWSDDKSNDQYWLFVPTSNGYYKIVNKASGLLVTPSGHSATSVQLIQWADDGNMDQQWQLIPTGDGYYKIKNKVSGLVITPLNHATGPANLIQAADVDGFDQQWGLDLLQ, from the coding sequence ATGAAAAAATGGATATCGAGTCTGCTCGTTCTAAGTATGGCAGCCATCTGCATGGTCGTCATACCTGATCATGCCTCGGCTGGCACGCCAATCCATTATTATGTTTCACCGGATGGGAGTGATTCCAATCCGGGTACGTTAGCGGAGCCGTTCGCCACGATCGAGAAGGCACGGGATGTCGTGCGTACGGTCAACGGCAGCATGACTGGAGATATTAACATCTATTTGCGTGGAGGAACATATACGCTTGCCGCTCCTCTGCAACTGACTTCGCAGGATTCGGGTACGAATGGTTACCGGATCGTATACCGGAACTATTCATCGGAGACACCCGTCATCAGCGGGGGCGTACCGGTAACGGACTGGAGCCTCTTCGATGCTACCAACAATATCTATCGTGCTTACGTAGGAACCGACTTTTATTCCAGGCACCTCTACGTAGACGGTGTCCGCGCCGTACGCGCCAGAAGCGAATCGACTCCTGCCGGCTTCACGCTGGATGCCGCCAACGGCTTCAACTTGCCTGCTACCGGGATGTATGCCAACATGGCTTCCTGGGGCGATCCGTCCGATATCGAAATCAACGAGAAGGTGCAATGGACAATTCAATGGGGCGGGGTTGACCATATTGCGAACGGCAAAATTTATATGAAGCAGCCCTTCTGGAGAACGACGCAATATCATACGCAGTATGCAATCGGGATGACGTATCCGCAAGTGATCGAGAATGCATACGAATTGCTCGATACGAACGGGGAGTGGTATCTCAGCCGCTCGTCAGGTTATCTCTATTACAAGCCTTTGCCAGGTCAGAATATGAATACGTCCAGCTTCATCTTGCCGAAGCTGGAGAGGCTGATTGACGGCAATCATAGCGGATCATTGGATAACCTGCTGGAGAATGTGCAGTTCCAAGGCATTACCTTCTCGTACACCACTTATCTGCAGCCAGGTAGCGACGAAGGGTATGCGGATCACCAGGGAGGCGTCATTCATATCAAGGCAACGGATGAAATGACGGGAGCGGCTAACCGCTTGTCGTCTTCGGCTCTTGATTTCAAATTCTCCGAAGGAATTCGCATCGAGAATTGTACTGTCTCTCACATCGGTACCAGCGGCATTGCCTTCGACCTGGGAAGCCGGAACAATGTCATTCACAATAACCATCTCGAGGATATATCCGTTAATGGGATCAATATTGGCGATGTCAATTACGACGAGACGAAGTCGGGACTGAACGAACTGGGCATGAGCGATCGTAACCCGTCAGATCCAAGGGTAATTGTAAGCAATCATGTCGTGTCTCATAATACGATTACCAAGATCGGCAATGAGATCTATGGAGCGGTCGGTATATTCGGCGGCTTCGTTAAAAATCTGTTGATCGACCACAACACCATCTACGATATCCCGTACAGCGGCATATCCGTCGGCTGGGGATGGGGAGAGGCTGATTATTTGGCCGATTATGACGCCGACGCGATTGGGAGCAACACGATTCAGTACAATCGCATCTATGACTATATGAAGGTCATGTTCGACGGAGGCGGAATCTATACGCTTGGCCAACAGAATGGCTCCAAGATCCAGTACAACTATATAAGCGCTCAGCACAACATGTACACCTATATTTATCTGGATAGCGGCACCGCCCAGTACGCCATAGAAGACAATGTGATGGATGGACAGATCGGCAACACCGATTATTGGTTCATGGCGAATGACTATGGTCCGGCGCATTTCTCGGCGAGAGACAACGATTGCCAATACAACTACTATTCCAGCAACCTGGAAATCTTCAAGACCCCCGTCGTGAATGCTTGCACCAACAATATCTCGGTAAGCGGCGGAAACTGGGATGCGCATGCTCTGAACATTATGTCGAGCGCCGGTGCAGGCAACGGAACCGTATCGACGAAGAACCCATGGAAAGGCGGAGATTTGACCGATGGCCGAACGGCAACGGCCAGCAGTTACTACCAGAATCTTTCGGCGTTCAGTCCGGCTCAAGCGATCGACGGCTTACACTACACGAGATGGGCCTCGGACAGTACTTCCGGAGGCTGGCTTGAAGTCGACTTCGGTACCCCTACCACGTTCAATACGACACGAATGAACGAGTATGTCAACGAGGGCTCGCAGATTAAACAATATCAAATTCAGTATTGGGACGGTTTAGCTTGGGTGAACGTTTACAGCGGAGAAAATCCCCATGTCTATCAGACCGATCTATTCGCGCCAGTGACGGCAACGAAGGTACGACTGAACATCAGCATGACGAATGGCGGAGTTCCTTCTCTCTGGTCGTTCGAGGCTTACAACAATGCCGGTATCGCGCAAGGCAGCTATAAGCTGATGAACCGACCGCAGCATCTGCTCGTAACGCCGTACGCTCATTCCGTAAGTCCCGAGAATCTCATTCAATGGAGCGATGATAAGTCGAACGATCAATATTGGCTATTCGTTCCGACAAGCAACGGGTACTACAAGATCGTCAACAAGGCAAGCGGGCTGCTCGTTACGCCCTCCGGTCATTCCGCAACGTCCGTTCAGTTGATCCAGTGGGCTGATGACGGCAATATGGATCAGCAGTGGCAATTGATCCCAACCGGAGACGGCTATTATAAGATTAAGAATAAAGTCAGCGGACTCGTCATTACGCCGCTTAATCATGCGACCGGTCCGGCGAATTTGATTCAGGCAGCAGATGTCGACGGATTCGACCAGCAGTGGGGATTAGATCTACTTCAATAA
- a CDS encoding AraC family transcriptional regulator produces the protein MYIRQFEQFHSTYMSQIIGGGIHPFHELLFISSGKVTIDWIEHSYTVNGPALFIFPPHSPHRIRQMSSVLQCWFIEMRLLQSNYAPNAASIVLWNQAQASLDWNEPRLAPIRNVMQAIESMLPSNGIRNARVPFQQLLACDIQKLLLLIDQYIHVYQAEINGSSTSDPRNDKWSAHQDIYELVRHMEMFFTEDISLDRLAERSGYTQSYVSRLFREITEFSPQQYLNELRMSAATSYLYTTNMSVQKIAEAVGYPGIHYFSRMFKKKFGVSPSEWRQKHTLV, from the coding sequence GTGTATATCAGACAATTCGAGCAATTCCATTCAACCTACATGAGCCAGATCATCGGCGGCGGCATTCATCCATTTCACGAGCTTCTATTCATCTCCTCCGGTAAAGTGACGATTGATTGGATTGAGCATTCCTACACGGTGAATGGACCGGCCTTGTTCATCTTCCCGCCCCATTCTCCTCATCGGATTCGCCAGATGTCCTCGGTCCTGCAATGCTGGTTCATCGAGATGCGCCTGCTTCAGAGTAATTACGCCCCGAATGCCGCGTCCATTGTCTTATGGAATCAGGCTCAAGCTTCTTTAGATTGGAATGAACCCCGATTGGCTCCGATTAGAAACGTAATGCAAGCAATCGAGAGCATGCTGCCTTCGAACGGTATACGCAACGCGAGAGTACCCTTTCAGCAATTGTTGGCTTGCGACATCCAGAAGCTTCTATTGTTAATCGATCAGTACATCCACGTATATCAGGCCGAGATCAACGGATCCTCGACGTCTGATCCTCGTAACGACAAGTGGTCTGCCCATCAAGACATCTATGAGCTGGTTCGTCATATGGAAATGTTCTTCACAGAGGATATTTCCCTTGATAGGCTTGCAGAACGCTCGGGCTATACGCAATCTTATGTCAGCCGTTTGTTTAGGGAAATTACGGAATTTTCCCCTCAGCAGTACTTGAATGAATTGCGAATGAGCGCGGCGACTTCTTACTTATACACGACGAACATGTCGGTTCAGAAAATCGCCGAAGCCGTCGGTTATCCTGGTATTCATTATTTCAGTCGGATGTTCAAAAAAAAATTCGGGGTCAGTCCCTCGGAATGGCGTCAAAAACACACCTTGGTATAA